From the genome of Candidatus Fermentibacter sp., one region includes:
- the rplC gene encoding 50S ribosomal protein L3, whose amino-acid sequence MSGLMARKVGMTRVFRDDGKVLPVTVLEARPCPVVQVKTVDTDGYEAIQIGYRQQRKSRLSKPEIGHLDKAGAPPVSCLREIPAIEGREVAPGDFIDLSIFLPGERVDVTGLTKGKGFQGCVKRHGFSGGDNAHGCKSKRVPGSIGQHTTPAEVRKNRRMPGRNGYERITVKNLEVVGIDLENNLLLLKGAVPGSRNTYLLVSKKRGGGR is encoded by the coding sequence ATGAGCGGTCTCATGGCTCGCAAGGTGGGCATGACCCGTGTCTTCAGGGATGACGGGAAGGTGCTTCCGGTCACGGTACTGGAGGCCCGCCCGTGCCCTGTCGTCCAGGTCAAGACCGTGGACACCGACGGTTACGAAGCCATCCAGATCGGATACCGTCAGCAGCGGAAGAGCAGGCTGTCGAAGCCCGAGATCGGGCACCTCGACAAGGCCGGCGCCCCGCCGGTCTCGTGCCTGAGGGAGATCCCGGCGATCGAGGGCAGGGAGGTCGCCCCCGGCGACTTCATCGACCTGTCGATCTTCCTGCCGGGGGAGAGGGTGGACGTCACCGGCCTCACGAAGGGCAAGGGGTTCCAGGGATGCGTGAAGCGCCACGGCTTCTCCGGCGGCGACAACGCCCACGGATGCAAGTCCAAGAGGGTCCCGGGCTCGATCGGCCAGCACACCACCCCCGCGGAGGTCAGGAAGAACAGGCGCATGCCGGGCCGCAACGGCTACGAGAGGATCACGGTGAAGAATCTCGAGGTCGTCGGAATAGATCTCGAGAACAACCTGCTGCTCCTCAAGGGCGCCGTCCCCGGCTCCCGGAACACCTACCTCCTCGTCAGCAAGAAGAGGGGAGGAGGCAGATAA
- the rplE gene encoding 50S ribosomal protein L5, with product MKETPRLKKLYAEELSARLRERFGFANPHQIPRLVKIVVNMGLGKEAIENANNITNASEQLGRITGQKPVVAKARRSIAAFRLREGMPIGVFVTLRGDTMWEFLDRLANFSLPQVRDFRGLPSKGFDGRGNYNFGLEEQAIFPEIDVDKIDKFRGMNITLVTTARTDEEGLELLRLLGLPFRKSGSAR from the coding sequence ATGAAGGAAACACCCAGGCTCAAGAAACTCTACGCGGAGGAGCTGTCGGCCAGGCTGCGCGAGCGGTTCGGCTTCGCCAATCCGCATCAGATCCCGCGCCTCGTGAAGATCGTGGTGAACATGGGGCTCGGCAAGGAAGCCATAGAGAACGCCAACAACATCACGAACGCCTCGGAGCAGCTCGGCAGGATCACGGGGCAGAAGCCCGTGGTCGCCAAGGCCCGCAGGTCCATAGCGGCCTTCAGGCTGCGCGAGGGCATGCCGATAGGCGTCTTCGTCACCCTCAGGGGCGACACGATGTGGGAGTTCCTCGACAGGCTCGCGAACTTCTCGCTCCCGCAGGTCCGCGACTTCAGGGGCCTGCCCTCGAAGGGATTCGACGGCAGGGGCAACTACAACTTCGGGCTCGAGGAGCAGGCGATCTTCCCGGAGATAGACGTCGACAAGATCGACAAGTTCCGGGGAATGAACATCACTCTGGTTACAACCGCCCGGACTGACGAGGAGGGCCTCGAACTGCTGAGGCTCCTCGGACTGCCGTTCCGCAAGTCCGGCTCGGCAAGGTAG
- a CDS encoding type Z 30S ribosomal protein S14, which translates to MAKKCLVEKQKRTPKFGVRRYNRCALCGRPRGFLRKFGICRICFRDMANRGLIPGVRKASW; encoded by the coding sequence TTGGCCAAAAAGTGTCTTGTCGAAAAGCAGAAGCGCACTCCCAAGTTCGGCGTGCGCAGGTACAACCGTTGTGCGCTGTGCGGTCGGCCCAGAGGCTTCCTCCGCAAGTTCGGCATCTGCCGGATCTGCTTCAGGGACATGGCCAACAGGGGCCTGATACCCGGCGTCCGCAAGGCCAGCTGGTAG
- the rpsH gene encoding 30S ribosomal protein S8 produces MTDPISDMLNRIRNASMAGHVMVDIPASKMKAAIAGVLYKRGFIRGYRRLDDDRQGILRVYLAYQNGKSLIVGLKRISTPGCRVYKGVTEIQRVMAGRGVAVLSTPKGVLTDSEARREGVGGEVLLHVW; encoded by the coding sequence ATGACCGATCCCATCTCCGACATGCTCAACAGGATCAGGAACGCCTCCATGGCAGGACACGTCATGGTGGACATCCCGGCGTCCAAGATGAAGGCGGCCATAGCGGGCGTCCTCTACAAGAGGGGCTTCATCAGGGGCTACCGCAGACTCGATGACGACAGGCAGGGGATCCTCAGGGTCTACCTCGCCTACCAGAACGGCAAATCGCTGATAGTCGGGCTGAAGAGGATATCGACGCCCGGCTGCAGGGTCTACAAGGGCGTGACCGAGATCCAGCGCGTGATGGCCGGGCGCGGCGTTGCGGTCCTTTCGACTCCCAAGGGCGTCCTCACCGATTCGGAAGCCCGCAGGGAAGGCGTCGGCGGCGAAGTGCTGCTGCACGTCTGGTAG
- a CDS encoding 50S ribosomal protein L23 — MMDARHVILTPLVTEKSTQQREARNSYSFRVPRTVTKHDIARAVEEVFGVSVLAVHTMNMQGKKKRMGRNLGRRSSWKKAIVTLAEGQSVEFFEGV, encoded by the coding sequence ATGATGGACGCAAGGCACGTCATCCTCACGCCGCTGGTCACGGAGAAGTCGACCCAGCAGCGGGAGGCCCGCAACAGCTACAGCTTCCGCGTGCCGCGAACCGTCACCAAGCACGACATCGCGCGCGCCGTGGAAGAGGTGTTCGGCGTCAGCGTCCTGGCTGTCCACACGATGAACATGCAGGGCAAGAAGAAGCGCATGGGGAGGAACCTCGGCAGGAGATCCTCCTGGAAGAAGGCCATCGTGACCCTGGCCGAAGGCCAGTCGGTCGAGTTCTTCGAGGGGGTGTAG
- the rpsS gene encoding 30S ribosomal protein S19 translates to MARSLKKGPYVDARLVEKVLAMAGEGEKKVIRTWARRSTIPPEFVGNTFAVHNGRKFVPVYVVENMVGHKLGEFSPSRTFRGHREKKK, encoded by the coding sequence ATGGCCCGTTCCCTGAAAAAGGGCCCCTACGTCGACGCCAGGCTTGTCGAGAAGGTTCTCGCGATGGCCGGTGAAGGCGAGAAGAAGGTCATCAGGACCTGGGCCCGCAGGTCGACGATTCCGCCGGAGTTCGTCGGCAACACCTTCGCTGTCCACAACGGGCGCAAGTTCGTACCCGTCTATGTAGTAGAAAACATGGTCGGCCACAAACTCGGCGAGTTCTCTCCCTCCCGTACGTTCCGCGGCCACCGCGAGAAGAAGAAGTAG
- the rpsQ gene encoding 30S ribosomal protein S17 encodes MSQFRTGDRQVVKGTVVSAGKMEKTVVVEVVTLKAHPVYKKRFRQTRRYYAHDEANQCGAGDVVRIAETRPLSRLKRWRLLEIVEKAR; translated from the coding sequence ATGTCACAGTTCAGGACGGGAGACAGGCAGGTGGTCAAGGGTACGGTCGTCTCCGCCGGCAAGATGGAGAAGACGGTCGTAGTCGAGGTGGTGACGCTGAAGGCCCATCCGGTCTACAAGAAGCGGTTCCGGCAGACGCGCCGCTACTACGCCCATGACGAGGCCAACCAGTGCGGGGCCGGGGACGTGGTCCGCATAGCCGAGACGAGACCCCTCTCGAGGCTGAAGCGCTGGCGCCTCCTCGAAATAGTGGAGAAGGCCCGGTAG
- the rpsL gene encoding 30S ribosomal protein S12, which translates to MPTINQLVRYGRSKPVSKTKAPALTGCPQKKGICTRVYTSTPKKPNSALRKVARVRLRNGYEVTCYIPGEGHNLNEHSVVLVRGGRVKDLPGVRYHIIRGVEDTSGVEGRRQSRSKYGAKKPS; encoded by the coding sequence TTGCCGACCATCAATCAGCTCGTCCGCTACGGACGGTCGAAACCCGTGTCGAAGACCAAGGCGCCGGCCCTCACCGGCTGTCCTCAGAAGAAGGGCATCTGCACCAGGGTGTACACCAGCACCCCCAAGAAGCCCAATTCGGCTCTGAGGAAGGTCGCGAGGGTGAGGCTGCGGAACGGATACGAGGTCACCTGCTACATCCCCGGCGAGGGGCACAATCTCAACGAGCACTCGGTCGTCCTCGTCAGGGGTGGCAGGGTGAAGGACCTCCCTGGCGTGCGCTACCATATCATCAGGGGCGTTGAGGACACCTCCGGAGTAGAGGGCAGGCGCCAGAGCAGATCCAAGTACGGGGCGAAGAAGCCCTCTTAG
- the rpsG gene encoding 30S ribosomal protein S7: MPRRAAPKRREPAADRRYGNTLVSKFINALMSEGRKPVAERIFYGSMDIIEEKTGQEGLGVFNRAMNNVRPVLKVKSRRVGGSTYQVPMEVKPSERDALAIRWIIQYSRSRKGHSMAEKLSAEIMDAARGENAGSVKKKDETHKMAEANKAFAHYRW; the protein is encoded by the coding sequence ATGCCCAGGCGTGCGGCACCGAAGAGGAGGGAACCGGCGGCCGACAGGCGGTACGGGAACACTCTCGTATCGAAGTTCATCAACGCCCTGATGTCGGAGGGCAGGAAGCCGGTTGCCGAGAGGATCTTCTACGGATCCATGGACATCATAGAGGAGAAGACCGGCCAGGAGGGCCTGGGCGTCTTCAACAGGGCTATGAACAACGTACGGCCCGTCCTGAAGGTCAAGTCCAGGAGGGTCGGCGGTTCGACCTACCAGGTCCCGATGGAGGTCAAGCCCTCCGAGAGGGACGCGCTCGCGATACGCTGGATCATCCAGTACTCCAGGTCCCGCAAGGGGCATTCCATGGCCGAGAAGCTCTCCGCCGAGATCATGGACGCGGCGAGGGGCGAGAACGCCGGCAGCGTCAAGAAGAAGGACGAGACCCACAAGATGGCCGAGGCCAACAAGGCCTTCGCGCACTATCGCTGGTAA
- the rpsJ gene encoding 30S ribosomal protein S10, with protein MNGAKLRIRLRAYDHRLLDRSAQSIVRGVKQTGASVAGPIPLPTRRTLFTVLRSPHVDKKSREQFEMKIHSRLIEIEDPGEQTTEVLRQLDVPAGVDVEVR; from the coding sequence GTGAACGGAGCCAAGCTGAGGATCAGACTGAGGGCCTACGACCACCGTCTACTCGACAGGTCCGCCCAGAGCATCGTGCGCGGAGTGAAGCAGACGGGCGCATCCGTCGCAGGACCGATCCCCCTGCCCACCCGGAGGACCCTGTTCACGGTCCTCAGGAGCCCGCACGTGGACAAGAAGTCGCGCGAGCAGTTCGAGATGAAGATCCATTCCAGGCTCATCGAGATCGAGGATCCCGGCGAGCAGACCACCGAAGTGTTGCGACAGCTCGACGTCCCCGCAGGGGTGGACGTCGAGGTGAGGTAG
- the rpsC gene encoding 30S ribosomal protein S3, whose product MGQKTNPVGLRLGIIRGWNSVWFARGKRYPEYLKEDAMLRQYIMKRLEKAQISKIEIERKPQEVQVTIHTARAGLVIGARGSMIDLLTRELKIYTGKTVRTKVEEIRHPERNASLVADSIARQVESRISIRRAMKRAISDSMKAGAEGIKVCCSGRLGGAEMSRTNTYHEGRVPLHTLRADVDFARSIARTTYGVIGVKVWIYNGEIHDYPGQTGPAE is encoded by the coding sequence ATGGGGCAGAAGACCAATCCAGTCGGCCTGAGACTAGGCATCATCCGGGGATGGAACTCGGTGTGGTTCGCCCGCGGGAAGCGCTACCCCGAGTACCTCAAGGAAGATGCGATGCTTCGCCAGTACATCATGAAGCGCCTGGAGAAGGCCCAGATCTCCAAGATCGAGATCGAGCGCAAGCCCCAGGAAGTCCAGGTCACGATCCACACGGCGCGCGCCGGTCTGGTCATCGGGGCGCGGGGCAGCATGATAGACCTGCTCACCCGCGAGCTCAAGATCTACACCGGCAAGACCGTCAGGACCAAGGTCGAGGAGATCAGGCACCCCGAGCGCAACGCCAGCCTGGTGGCCGACTCCATAGCGCGGCAGGTCGAGAGCAGGATCTCGATCAGGCGCGCCATGAAGAGGGCCATCTCCGATTCGATGAAGGCCGGCGCCGAAGGCATCAAGGTTTGCTGCTCCGGCAGGCTCGGCGGCGCCGAGATGTCCCGGACCAACACCTACCACGAGGGGCGCGTGCCGCTCCACACGCTGAGGGCCGACGTCGACTTCGCGCGGTCCATCGCCAGGACTACATACGGCGTCATCGGCGTGAAGGTCTGGATCTACAACGGCGAGATCCACGATTATCCGGGCCAGACCGGCCCGGCCGAGTAG
- the fusA gene encoding elongation factor G, which yields MGRPDPETIRNIGIMAHIDAGKTTVTERILFFTGRLHRMGDVDYGTATMDWMPQERERGITITSAATTCHWRGCQINIIDTPGHVDFTVEVERSLRVLDGAVAVFCAVGGVEPQSETVWRQADRYSIPRLAFVNKLDRSGADFGRVISMMRERLGANPLPVMLPIGRADTFRGIVSVLEGRALLFSTDDQGGVVTKADIPGDMIQAYEKAREDVWSAAAELDDGATERYLSGSLGAEEVRRLIRKGTLEGRFVPVLCGAALRNTGVQPLLDAIVDWLPSPSDMPPVEGIVPGDGHGLRERNDEEPFTALVFKIQTDDHLGRLAYMRVYSGFAADGDTVLNNRTGKRERLARLVRMHADKRTHLDEIAAGDIAAVGLRNAATGDTLTDMDHPFSLESMRFPEPVMQMAMEPESTKDEKALEQALSDMTGEDPTLRVSTDEDTGQTLIRGMGELHLEIVVDRLRRERRLSVKTGKPQVSYREGISRHAEADAVFEREIAGKRHYGQVSLSMDPAENGISIEASSGLAVPDVFVEAARAGVAGSTGGGPLAGFPVDGVIVRITSMKLHETDSTELGYSSAAASAVRQALQAAAPVLREPVMKLDIISPQEYAGDIIGDLGSRRGRVTSMEPGCDATAISARVPLAELFGYTTALRSLTQGRAGYSMQLLEYAEVPPAAAQALMQRMGIAIRQ from the coding sequence ATGGGCAGACCTGACCCGGAGACCATCCGGAACATAGGCATCATGGCCCACATCGATGCCGGCAAGACCACGGTGACGGAGAGGATCCTCTTCTTCACCGGGCGGCTGCATCGCATGGGCGACGTGGACTACGGCACAGCCACCATGGACTGGATGCCCCAGGAGCGCGAGCGCGGCATCACGATCACCTCGGCCGCCACCACCTGCCACTGGCGCGGCTGCCAGATCAACATCATCGACACCCCGGGCCACGTCGACTTCACCGTCGAGGTCGAGCGGTCCCTGCGGGTGCTCGACGGGGCCGTGGCCGTCTTCTGCGCCGTGGGAGGGGTCGAGCCCCAGTCCGAGACGGTCTGGCGCCAGGCCGACAGGTACTCCATCCCGAGGCTCGCCTTCGTGAACAAGCTTGACCGCTCCGGCGCAGACTTCGGGCGTGTGATCTCCATGATGAGGGAAAGGCTGGGCGCGAACCCGCTCCCCGTCATGCTGCCCATCGGGCGGGCCGACACGTTCCGCGGCATCGTCAGCGTGCTGGAGGGCAGGGCGCTGCTCTTCTCGACCGACGACCAGGGCGGGGTCGTCACGAAGGCGGACATCCCCGGGGACATGATCCAGGCCTACGAGAAGGCCAGGGAGGATGTCTGGTCCGCCGCGGCCGAGCTGGACGACGGGGCGACGGAACGCTACCTGTCAGGCTCGCTGGGCGCCGAGGAGGTCCGCAGGCTGATCCGGAAGGGGACCCTCGAGGGCAGGTTCGTGCCGGTGCTGTGCGGGGCCGCCCTGCGGAACACCGGCGTCCAGCCCCTTCTGGACGCCATCGTCGACTGGCTTCCCTCCCCCTCCGACATGCCGCCCGTGGAGGGCATCGTCCCGGGCGACGGGCACGGCCTCAGGGAGAGGAACGACGAAGAGCCGTTCACCGCGCTCGTGTTCAAGATACAGACCGACGACCACCTGGGCCGGCTGGCGTACATGCGGGTCTACTCGGGTTTCGCCGCCGACGGGGACACGGTCCTGAACAACAGGACGGGGAAGAGGGAGCGCCTCGCGAGGCTCGTCCGGATGCACGCCGACAAGCGCACGCACCTCGACGAGATAGCCGCCGGCGACATAGCCGCCGTCGGACTCCGCAACGCAGCCACCGGCGACACCCTCACCGACATGGACCACCCGTTCTCCCTCGAGTCGATGAGGTTCCCCGAGCCCGTGATGCAGATGGCCATGGAACCCGAGAGCACGAAGGACGAGAAGGCTCTCGAACAGGCTCTCTCGGACATGACCGGCGAAGACCCGACACTCAGGGTGTCCACCGACGAGGATACCGGCCAGACTCTGATAAGGGGGATGGGCGAGCTCCATCTCGAGATCGTGGTGGACAGGCTGAGGAGGGAGAGGAGGCTCTCCGTGAAGACCGGCAAGCCCCAGGTCTCGTACCGGGAGGGCATATCCCGGCATGCCGAGGCCGATGCCGTCTTCGAGAGGGAGATAGCCGGGAAGCGGCACTACGGCCAGGTGAGCCTCTCGATGGATCCGGCCGAGAACGGGATCTCGATCGAGGCATCATCGGGCCTCGCCGTGCCCGATGTCTTCGTGGAGGCGGCCAGGGCGGGCGTCGCGGGCTCGACGGGCGGCGGCCCGCTGGCGGGCTTCCCGGTCGACGGCGTGATCGTCCGCATCACCTCCATGAAGCTCCACGAGACGGATTCGACCGAACTCGGGTACTCGTCGGCCGCCGCGTCGGCCGTCAGGCAGGCGCTGCAGGCCGCGGCCCCCGTATTGCGCGAGCCCGTGATGAAGCTCGACATCATATCCCCTCAGGAGTATGCCGGAGACATCATAGGCGACCTCGGATCGAGGCGCGGGAGGGTCACTTCGATGGAACCCGGGTGCGATGCCACGGCCATATCGGCCAGGGTACCCCTTGCGGAGCTTTTTGGCTATACTACCGCCCTGCGTTCCCTGACCCAGGGTCGCGCAGGGTATTCGATGCAGCTCCTCGAGTACGCCGAGGTGCCGCCTGCGGCGGCACAGGCGCTCATGCAGAGGATGGGCATAGCGATCAGGCAATGA
- the rplD gene encoding 50S ribosomal protein L4: MPEARVYNMKGEEVGTVDLPEEIFGVSVATHVLWEVTRAEMLNARAGTASAKDRSDVSLSGAKPWKQKHTGHARAGSFRSPVWVGGGVAHGPHPRTWSLKINRKVRRKAVAGILSERLSEGNLRLLRDLSSTGKTREMADMLRNHGCNGRRTVILVGDADDTVLRASRNIPRAVAINARSVSLSTLVNSEVVLLSETAVDLLKERVI; this comes from the coding sequence ATGCCCGAAGCCAGAGTGTACAACATGAAGGGCGAAGAGGTCGGCACCGTCGATCTCCCCGAGGAGATCTTCGGCGTGAGCGTCGCGACCCACGTCCTCTGGGAGGTCACGAGGGCCGAGATGCTCAACGCCAGGGCGGGCACGGCCAGCGCCAAGGACCGGAGCGACGTGAGCCTCTCCGGCGCGAAGCCCTGGAAGCAGAAGCACACGGGGCACGCCAGGGCCGGCAGCTTCCGCTCCCCGGTCTGGGTCGGCGGCGGCGTCGCCCACGGACCCCACCCCAGGACCTGGTCGCTCAAGATCAACCGCAAGGTCAGGCGCAAGGCCGTGGCCGGCATACTCAGCGAACGGCTGTCCGAGGGCAACCTCAGGCTGCTCCGCGACCTGTCCTCCACCGGGAAGACCCGCGAAATGGCGGACATGCTGAGGAATCACGGCTGCAACGGGCGGCGCACGGTCATCCTGGTAGGGGATGCCGACGACACCGTTCTGCGCGCCAGCAGGAACATCCCGAGGGCCGTGGCCATCAACGCCCGGAGCGTGAGTCTCTCCACCCTCGTGAACTCCGAAGTGGTCCTCCTGTCCGAGACCGCGGTGGACCTCCTGAAGGAGAGGGTGATATGA
- the rplN gene encoding 50S ribosomal protein L14: protein MIQQETRLNVADNSGAREVLCIRVLGGTGRRYATIGDVIVVTVKESSPTGAVKKGEVRKAVVVRVKKELNRNDGSSVRFDDNAAVIIDDAMQPVATRIFGPVGRELRARFMKIVSLAPEVI from the coding sequence ATGATCCAGCAGGAGACCAGACTCAACGTCGCCGACAACTCCGGCGCCCGAGAGGTGCTCTGCATCAGGGTTCTCGGGGGCACCGGGCGCAGATATGCCACTATCGGCGACGTGATAGTAGTGACCGTGAAGGAGTCGTCGCCCACGGGCGCCGTGAAGAAGGGTGAAGTGAGGAAGGCCGTGGTCGTCAGGGTCAAGAAGGAGCTCAACAGGAACGACGGCTCCTCGGTGCGCTTCGACGACAACGCAGCAGTCATCATCGATGACGCGATGCAGCCCGTCGCCACGCGCATCTTCGGCCCGGTCGGACGGGAGCTCCGAGCCAGGTTCATGAAGATCGTGTCGCTGGCTCCGGAGGTGATCTAG
- the rplB gene encoding 50S ribosomal protein L2, whose protein sequence is MGTRKLKPVTPGCRFTILPDFAEITRKTGEKPLMESLKSKAGRNNLGRVTCRHQGGGHKRRYRKIDFKRNKFDIPGSVRSIEYDPNRSARIALVVYPDGEKRYILAPEGLAVGQTVLSGNDAPPEVGNHLPLGRIPLGTIIHNVELRPGYGGQIARSAGAGVQLLARESGMATLRMPSREMRMVPLTCMATIGTIGNADHSNIRIGKAGRSRWLGIRPSVRGVAMNPIDHPMGGGEGKSSGGRHPCSPWGQLSKGLRTRKHKQSDKLITRRRPTGGRR, encoded by the coding sequence ATGGGGACCAGGAAGCTCAAGCCGGTGACCCCCGGGTGCAGGTTCACCATCCTCCCCGACTTCGCGGAGATCACCAGGAAGACCGGCGAGAAGCCGCTCATGGAGTCGCTGAAGAGCAAGGCGGGGCGCAACAATCTGGGGCGCGTCACCTGCAGGCACCAGGGCGGCGGCCACAAGAGGCGCTACAGGAAGATCGACTTCAAGCGCAACAAGTTCGACATTCCCGGCTCGGTGAGGTCGATCGAGTACGACCCCAACAGGTCGGCAAGGATAGCCCTCGTCGTCTATCCCGACGGTGAGAAGCGCTACATCCTCGCCCCCGAGGGCCTGGCCGTGGGACAGACCGTCCTCTCCGGGAACGACGCCCCGCCCGAGGTGGGCAACCATCTCCCGCTCGGCAGGATCCCCCTGGGCACCATCATCCACAACGTGGAGCTGAGGCCCGGGTACGGCGGCCAGATAGCCCGCAGCGCGGGGGCCGGAGTCCAGCTCCTGGCCCGCGAGAGCGGGATGGCCACCCTCAGGATGCCCTCCCGGGAGATGCGGATGGTCCCCCTGACCTGCATGGCCACCATCGGCACCATCGGCAACGCGGATCATTCGAACATCAGGATAGGCAAGGCAGGCCGCTCCCGCTGGCTGGGCATCCGGCCCAGCGTCAGGGGCGTGGCCATGAATCCCATCGACCACCCCATGGGCGGCGGCGAGGGCAAGTCGAGCGGCGGGCGCCATCCCTGCTCACCCTGGGGCCAGCTCTCCAAGGGTCTGAGGACCAGGAAGCACAAGCAGTCCGACAAGCTCATCACCAGGCGCAGGCCGACCGGCGGGAGGAGGTAG
- the rplV gene encoding 50S ribosomal protein L22 codes for MEASARAKFVRVPPRKARQVADLIRGKSVNQALSILLTVPKNASREIEKTLDSAVANAVHKAEGAKLDIDELKVSEIAIDNGPIVKRIRPRARGRANRVRQRLCHISLTVSVGSQEQKEG; via the coding sequence ATGGAAGCTTCCGCAAGGGCCAAGTTCGTGAGGGTCCCTCCCAGGAAGGCGAGGCAGGTTGCGGACCTGATCCGCGGCAAGTCCGTGAACCAGGCGCTGTCGATCCTGCTGACGGTTCCCAAGAACGCCTCGAGGGAGATAGAGAAGACCCTGGATTCAGCCGTGGCCAACGCCGTGCACAAGGCCGAGGGCGCGAAGCTGGACATAGACGAGCTCAAGGTTTCCGAGATAGCGATAGACAACGGACCGATCGTGAAGAGGATAAGGCCGAGGGCGCGCGGCAGGGCCAACAGGGTGCGGCAGAGGCTCTGCCACATCTCCCTCACGGTCAGCGTGGGCTCCCAGGAGCAGAAAGAGGGCTGA
- the rplP gene encoding 50S ribosomal protein L16 produces MLMPKRTRYRKQQKGRLRGRAKGGAAVSFGEYGLQAIEPGHVTSAQIEAARVAMTRHVKRGGKIWIRIFPDKPITSLPLETRMGKGKGAVDHWVAVIKPGRVMFEIEGVEVAVAREAMRLAGHKLPILTRFVEREGGAAQ; encoded by the coding sequence ATGCTGATGCCCAAGAGAACCAGATACCGCAAGCAGCAGAAGGGGCGCCTCCGGGGCCGGGCCAAGGGCGGCGCCGCGGTCTCCTTCGGTGAGTACGGGCTCCAGGCCATCGAACCCGGGCACGTGACGAGCGCCCAGATCGAGGCCGCCCGTGTGGCCATGACCAGGCACGTCAAGCGCGGCGGCAAGATCTGGATCAGGATCTTCCCCGACAAGCCCATCACCTCCCTTCCCCTCGAGACCAGGATGGGCAAGGGCAAGGGCGCCGTGGACCACTGGGTCGCGGTGATCAAGCCCGGCAGGGTGATGTTCGAGATCGAGGGCGTGGAGGTCGCGGTGGCCAGAGAGGCCATGAGGCTCGCGGGGCACAAGCTCCCGATACTCACCCGCTTCGTCGAGAGAGAGGGGGGGGCGGCCCAGTGA
- the rpmC gene encoding 50S ribosomal protein L29, giving the protein MRSMTVDELTGHTRELRQEIFNLRFRKSAGQVDNPVRIRLARHELARALTVLRERELGLSGEAGGSEVE; this is encoded by the coding sequence ATGAGATCCATGACAGTCGACGAACTGACGGGTCACACCAGGGAGCTCAGACAGGAGATCTTCAACCTGCGCTTCCGCAAGTCCGCCGGCCAGGTGGACAACCCCGTCAGGATAAGGCTGGCCAGGCACGAGCTGGCCAGGGCGCTCACGGTGCTGCGCGAGCGCGAACTCGGCCTGAGCGGCGAAGCCGGCGGGAGTGAGGTGGAGTAG
- the rplX gene encoding 50S ribosomal protein L24, with translation MHVRKGDRVLVSTGDEKGKKGKVLKVLEDKDKAIVEGVNFVKRHTRPNQKNPQGGIVEKEAPMHASNLRIVCPGCGDSAGVSRKRDADGRLRRVCKSCGETV, from the coding sequence ATGCATGTGCGCAAGGGGGACAGGGTCCTCGTCTCGACGGGCGACGAGAAGGGCAAGAAGGGCAAGGTCCTGAAGGTCCTCGAGGACAAGGACAAGGCCATCGTAGAGGGCGTGAACTTCGTGAAGAGGCACACGAGGCCCAACCAGAAGAACCCCCAGGGCGGGATAGTCGAGAAGGAGGCCCCGATGCACGCCTCCAACCTCAGGATTGTCTGCCCTGGCTGCGGCGATAGCGCCGGCGTGAGCCGGAAGCGCGATGCCGACGGCAGGCTCCGCAGGGTGTGCAAATCCTGCGGCGAGACAGTGTAA